GACGCCGAGAACTTCCAGTTCTTCTCCGGCCGGTCGAGCCGGTCGAGGAACCGGCGCTTCTGCTCCTCCTTCGAGACGTTCAAGAAGAACTTGAGGATCAGCGTCCCGTTCCGGACGAGGTGGCGCTCGAAACTGTTGATGTCCTCGTAGCGGTCCTCCCAGAACTTCTTCCCGACCTTCTCGCGCGGGAGCTGTGCGCCGAGGAAGTCCGGGTGGACCTTCACCACCAGCACGTCCTCGTAGTACGAGCGGTTGAAGATCCCGATGCGCCCGCGCTCGGGCAGGCTCTTCATGTAGCGCCAGAGGAAGTTGTGATCGAGTTCCTCGGCCGACGGCTTCTTGAAGCTGAACACCTGGCACCCCTGCGGGTTCACCCCGGACATCACGTGCCGGATCGTCCCGTCCTTGCCGGCCGCGTCCATCGCCTGGAGCACGATCAGCACCGAGTACCGGTCGTCGGCATAAAGCAGACTTTGTGCGTCCGCGAGGGCGCGCAGGTTCTCGTCCAGAGTTTCCTTCGCGCGGGCCTTCAGCGCGTCCTTGCCGAAGTCCTTGAGTTCCTCGGTCTGTTTCCAGCCCGGATTGTGGTCCTTGAGCCGGAACTTTTTGCCCGCGGGTACGTGGAACAGATCGATGATGTCTTTGCGAATCATGTTTCTCTCTCGTTCCGGACCACACCGCTATTGAAAGCACCGCACCAGGCGCGGATCGGAGGTCAGGAGGTGCTCCACTTCCGGCACCGCGTCGCGGCTCGATAGCACGGTGTAGTAGCCCTCTTTGATTGAGGGCGCTTTGCGCACCGCCGTCATCCACTCGTCGCGCGAGAACGGGTCCGCGGCGATCACGTCCCAGAACCCGGTGGAATCGAACAGCGCCGTAATGCGTTCTGTATTTTCGCCCTGTAATACGCTCATGAGATAGGTCGCGACGCCGACCTGGAGCCCGTGCAACCGCGGGCGCGCCGAGGTCGCGTCGAGTGCGTGCGAAATCAGGTGCTCGCTCCCGCTCGCCGGGCGCGACGAGCCGCAAATCTCCATTGCGATCCCGTTGAGCAGGAGCGCGGTCGCCAGCAGCCGAATCCCCTCCAGGTCGATGGCGGGGTGGCTCATGAACGAGTAGATGGTCCCGTCCGACATCAGGGTCGCGAAGTCGTCGATCGGCTCGCCCTTCGCGTGGAACGCGAGTTTCCAGTCGCGGATCGCGGTGAACTTGGCCACCAGATCGCCGACCCCGGAGAGCGTGAGGACGCGCGGGGCGTTGAGGCACACGGCGGTGTCCACGATCACGCCGAACGGGAGCGCGGCGGGCAGTGACCGGCGCGCGCCGCGGACCGTCAGGCTCGATTGCGGGCTGCAGAACCCGTCGTTCGAGAGCGAGGTCGGTACCGCGAAGTACGGCAGGCGCCCGAGGAACGCGATGTACTTCGCCACGTCGAGCGCCTTCCCGCCGCCCACGCCGACGATGGCCGTTACGCCTTTGGACAGGTCCGCGAACGCGCGCACCGTGGATTCGAGCCCGTTGTCCGCTACTTCGATCCACGCGGCCGCTTCGACGTTCTGCTCCTTCAGGCTGCTCGTCACGCGATCCGGCAGCGGCGCGGTTAGCCCCTGACTCATGGCGACCGCGACCCGGCGGTGCCCGGACCGGTCGAGGTAGCGCCCGAGCCGGTCCAGCGCACCGGCCTTGGCGCGGACCAGTGTGGGGATCGCGATCTGTGTCGGCCGGAGCATGTCAGTTCCCCCGCCGGAGGAGCACGCGGGCGATGTCCGACCATGTCTCGAACGGGTGGAACGGGCGCCCCTCCTGGGTCATGACCTGCGCGAGATCGGCGCGGGCGAATCGCAGTTCGTCGGCGACCAGACGGGCGGCGTCCGCGTCCGCGAACCCGTCGCCCGCGAAGGCGACCGTGCGGCCCGCGCCCAGGTGCCGGCGCACGACCCCCGCCTTGTCGACCCCCAGGGTCTGAGACAGGTACGGCGAATCCGTGGGCATCTGCATCAATAGGCCCGCGCCCGTCTCGAACCGTCCGGGGTTGGCATTCACTTCAATGCTCACCCCCGCGGCGGCGAGCAACCGGTGGATGTACCACGCGCACCCGGCCGACGCGACGACGACGCTCCACCCGGCGCGGCCCAGATCCTCCACCGCCGCGGGGAGTTGCGGATCGAGTTCCATCCCGTCGACCACGGCCAGTACCTCCGCCTCACTCATGCGAATAGAAGCGAAGTAGCGCCGGAGCGCCTCGAAGTGCGTGATCGTGCCGGCGCGGTACTCGGCCCAATAGTTCGGCGTGCCCGGTGGCATCAGCGATTCGACCGCCAGCTTGTAGAAGTCGTGTCGCGTCATGGTGCCGTCGAAATCGCTGACGAACACGCTCGCCGCGTCCGTATCGCGTGGCAGTGTCACGGCTGTCGCTCCTCCAGGGACACGGGAATCGGCACAGAACGCGGTTCGATCACTTCGGAGGCCCGGCGCGCGAACCACCGCCCCGCCGGGAGCAACACGACCAGTCCCGCGAGGGTCGATACCAACAGCATCACCACCACGCCGGGTTCGTCCGGGAAGTTCTGCGTCGCGACAAGGAGCGCTGCAGCCACGTTCCGCTGCCCGGTCCCCAGCGCCAGTACCGATCGTGTGTCTGCGGTCGGGCCACCGAGGGCGAAGCCGGCTGCGGTCGCCAGGGCCACGAACACCATCGCCACCGCAACGGCCCCGCTGCCGAACGTCCCCAGTATCGCGCGGGAGTTCAACCCGACCAGCAGCACGACCGTCAACACCATGCTGATGTTCGACACGCGGGTGAGCACGAGCCGTAATCGCGCCGACCGGTGCTCGAACTGATTCTTGACGACCATTCCCGCCGCGAGCGGGAGCAGCATGGTGAACAGCAGCGGTTGCAACAGCGGCCAGGGCTCCGCCGACAACTCGGGCATCAACCGCGGCAGCACAAAGGGCATAAAGACCGCACTTCCCGCCGTGAGCAACAACACGAGGCCGATCGAGAATGCCAGATCGCCTTTCGCGAGCTCCGCCAACTTGGGGAGGAACGGCGCGCCCGCGGCGCCCGCGAGCAGGAGCAGACCGATCGCGTGAGGGCGGTCCAGTTTCACCAGTTCAGTCAGCCCGTATGCGAGTGCCGGCGCGACGACGAAGTTCGCGACCACGGCGGCGAGCACCAACCGGGGGCGCCGGAACGGTGCGACGAGAGCTTGCGCACTCAACCCCAGCCCCGCCGCGGCCATACAGGTCACGACGAAGACCAGAACCGCGACCTTCAGCACGCCCTCCAGAAACTCCGCCATCTCTGAACCCAGTAAACGGCACTGTGCCTCGTCAGGAATCCGATCCACCGATCCCCTGATAGTCCGCGACGGCGGCCCGTTTGCGGTCCTCTTCGTCCTGGAAACTCCTCCCGACCGAACTACCCAGCAGGGCCAGTTCCGCCCGGAGCGGCGGGCGCCGCTCCTCGGGTAGCGCAGCAATCAGGTGCTCCAGCATCGCGCGCAGCCGGCGGGTAACTTGCAGGCTGCCCTGGCCGTAGTGCCGGATCTCGGTCACCGCCAGCGCCACGAAGTCGGGCCAGTCCGGGGTGCCGTAGACAACGCGGAGCTTGCCGTCGCGGTCGCGCACCTGGCCCTCGTCGAGCCGGTGCTGCCCGAGGTGCAGGAGCAGGTTGTCGAGCTGGTCCAGTACGAGGACGGCGGTCGTCGGGTCGTTGATTGCCGGGGAGAGCGCCTTGTTGCCGATGTCCACGAGAATCCGGAACCCGAACCGCGGGTCTTGCTCCAACGTGCGCTCGGTCCCCACCGCCACACACCCCCGCAGCGCGGCATAGGGAATCTCGCGCGTCGCGCCGGAGATGCGGAATAACGGGTCGCCGCGCGCTACGGAATCCCCCACTTGTGGGATCAGTTCGATGGCCGCGCCCGCTTCGCGCGCCAGTCGCAGGAGGCTGGCCGCGCCGAATGCCACCAACACGCCCGCTCGTCCGGAGAATTCGACGACCCGCGCGGAGGAGGGCAGCGCTTCGTTGGGCGGCACTTCCGGCTGCTCGGGGTCGTACCGCACGGGGTACACTCGTTCGATCACGCGCTCGGTGCGGTCGGCCACGAGCTGCAACACGGACGCGGGGCGCAGCCCGTTCGACAACTGCTGAACGAACCGGAAGAACACGATGATGCACACCAGATTCAGGAACACCGCGATGCTCACGTGGAGGTGCGGCACCCGGTCCTCGACGCGCCCCAGCGCCGCGAGCGTGTAGGCGTATGTGAACGTGAGCGCCGAGAGCGCGACTTTCACGCCCGGCGTGGTGAGGACCAGCGCGATGATCCGCGGGGTCAACTGCCCGCTGGCCAACTGCACCACGATCAGCGTCGCCGACAGCACGAACACGATGAACGTGAGCGTCGAGCTCACGAAGCTCCCGAGGACGGCCCGGGCGCCGTCCGGCGTGTACCGAAACACCGACCAGTCGGTTTCCGCGTCGAGCCACCGGACCGCAGGTGCGCAGACGAGGGCCAGCGCGAGCGCCAGCACCGCCCACAGCACCAGCGAGGTGCGGGCCGTGTGCCTCAGTCGGTACCCGAACTCCCAGGTCATGGTCGCCCCTCGCGCCTCACTCCACCGGGCACGGTTTGGCGCCCCAAATCTCGTCCGCGTACTGGGCGATCGTCCGGTCGCTGGAGAACTTCCCGGACCGCGCGACGTTGTGAATCGCCTTCTTCGCCCAGGCGCTCTTGTCGCGGTAGAGGGCCGCGACCGCTTCCTGCGTGCGCACGTAGGCGCCCAGGTCGGCGAGGTGCATGTAGTAGTCGCCCTTGGTCAGCAGCGTCTCGCGGACCGGCTCGAAGATGCCCGGCTCGTCCGGGTTGAAGTGGTTGTTGAAAATCAGGTCGAGGGCGGCGCCCGTTTCCGGTTCGTTCTCGTAGTGCCAGTACGGGGCGTACCACCCGCGGCCGGCGAGCACCTGTTCGGCGGTCAGGCCGAACATGAAGCAGTTCTCCTCGCCCGCCTCTTCCGCGATCTCGATGTTCGCGCCGTCGCGGGTGCCCACCGTGAGCGCCCCGTTCATCATGAATTTCATGTTGCTCGTGCCGCTCGCCTCGTACCCGGCGGTCGAGATCTGTTCGGACACGTCCGCGGCCGGGATCAGGTGCTCGGCGAGCGTGCAGGAGTAGTTCGGGAGGAACTCGACTCGCAGTTTGCCGCGCGTCGCGGGGTCCGTGTTGACCACCCGCGCGATACTCGTGAACAACTTGATGATGACCTTCGCGAGGTGATACGCCGGGGCCGCCTTACCCGCGACCAGTACCGTGCGCGGCGGGACGTCGAGCCCGGGGTTCGCGCGCAGCCGGTTGTACCACACCACGCACTGGACCGCGTTGAGGAGCTGGCGCTTGTACTCGTGGATGCGCTTGATCTGCACGTCGAACAGTGTGTCGGGGTCCAGTTCGATCCCCGCGGTCGCCTTGATCCAGTCCACGAACCGCACCTTCGCGCTCCGCTTGGCGGCCAGGAACTTCTTCTGGAACCCGGCGTCGGTCGCGAGGGCGTCGACACCCCTGAGTCGCGGCAGGTCGGTGACCCACCCGCCGCCGGTTGCGTCCGTGAGCAGCTTCGCGAGATCGGGGTTGGCCAGTTGCAACCACCGGCGCGGGGTGACGCCGTTGGTCTTGTTGTTGAACCGGTCCGGGAACAGGTCCGCGAGGTCCGCTACTGTTTTCCGGCGGAGCAGGTCCGTGTGAATGGCCGCGACGCCGTTGGTGCTGTGCGTCCCGACGATTGCGAGGTTCGCCATGCGCACCCGGCGCGCGGGCGCCTCTTCGATCAGGCTGACGCGGGCCAGCTTCTCTTCGTCGCCGGGGTGCTTGGCCCGCACGTCGTCCAGGAACCGCCGGTTGATCTCGTAAATGATTTCCAGGTGGCGCGGGAGCAATGACTCGAACAGCCCCACCGGCCATTTTTCGAGCGCTTCCGGTAACAGCGTGTGGTTCGTGTACGCGAGCGTGCGAGTGGTTAAGTCCCAGGCTTCGTTCCACCCCAGGTGCGCGATATCGAGCAGGATGCGCATTAGCTCGGGCACCGCCATTGCCGGGTGCGTGTCGTTGAGCTGAACCGCGACCTTATCTGGTAACGCGGACCAGTCGTTCCCGCGCTTGCGGAACCGCGCGATGATGTCCGCGAGCGAGCAGCGCACGAGGAAGTATTCCTGGAGGAACCGGAGCGATTGCCCGCGGGGCGTCGAGTCGTCCGGGTACAACACGCGCGTGATCGATTCGGCCAGCACGCGGTTCGAGACCGCGCCGAAGAAGTCACCGCCGCTGAACTCGCCGAAATCGAAGACGTCCGGGGTCGCGGCCTGCCACAGCCGGAGGGTGTTAACCGTTTGCCCGCCGTACCCCACCACGGGCCGGTCGAACGGCACCCCCAACAGGCTCATCGACTTCCCGCGCTGGACGGTGATTTGCCCACCGTGGACCTCGAAAGTGGACGCGAGGGGCACCGTGACGTTCTCCCCCGGGCGGCTCACCTCCCAGGGGTCGGGCCGCGTGAGCCACGGGTCCGGCTGTTCGACCTGATAGCCGTTGCTCAGTTCCTGGCGGAAGATGCCGTAGTCGTACCGCAGCCCGTACCCGATCGCCGGGATCTGGAGCGTCGCGAGCGAGTCGATGAAGCACGCGGCCAGGCGCCCCAACCCGCCGTTGCCCAGGCCCGCGTCCGGTTCCTGCTCCAACACTTCCTTCCAGTCCTGGCGCGGGTCGGACCGGAGGTCGTCGCGGACGAACTGTTCGACGCCCAGGTTGATGATGTTGTTCATGAGCGACCGACCGATCAGGAACTCCATCGAGAGGTAGTACACCTGCTTGGGGTTCGCGCGGTCGTGGGTCTCGGCGGTCTTGATCCAGCGCTGCGTGAGGAGGTCACGGAGCGTCCGCGAGACGGCCTCGAATCGCTCGCGCTGCGTGGCGGCGCCCAGCGACACGACGTGATCGAACACCACGTGCCGGTCGTAGTAGTCGCGGTCGGGGAACTTGAACCCGTTGCACTCGTATCGCGCGAGCTGATCCGGTTCGATCGCGGGCATTGCGGTTCCTCGAAGAAGTTCACGGTGTACGGTCAGCCCTGCTTGTCCTTCCACCGGGCGTGGTGCTCGCGCACGGCGCGCACGATCGACGGCCCATCGGGGAGGATCTGCGGAATGTTCAAGTCGCCGGGGCTGATGAGCGGAGTGTCCGGTTTGAGCATCGCGGCGCGCGCCCAGTCGATCAGCCCGTCCCAAAAGTGCCCCGCGAGGATCAGCGGCGTGTCGTGCAGGTGGCGCACCTGGAGGAGCTGCCAGACCATCAGCGTCTCCAGCACGGTCCCGATGCCCCCGGGCGTGACGATGAAGGCGTCCGACACCAGCACGAAGTGGTGCAACCGCGTGAAGAACGTTTTGTGCTC
The Gemmata palustris DNA segment above includes these coding regions:
- a CDS encoding polyphosphate kinase 2 family protein; this encodes MIRKDIIDLFHVPAGKKFRLKDHNPGWKQTEELKDFGKDALKARAKETLDENLRALADAQSLLYADDRYSVLIVLQAMDAAGKDGTIRHVMSGVNPQGCQVFSFKKPSAEELDHNFLWRYMKSLPERGRIGIFNRSYYEDVLVVKVHPDFLGAQLPREKVGKKFWEDRYEDINSFERHLVRNGTLILKFFLNVSKEEQKRRFLDRLDRPEKNWKFSASDLAERGYWDDYMTAYEDAISATSTDLAPWYVIPADHKWITRSVVADIVTTSIQALDLKYPVVSPEQKKRLEDARKQLEAE
- a CDS encoding iron-containing alcohol dehydrogenase family protein, encoding MLRPTQIAIPTLVRAKAGALDRLGRYLDRSGHRRVAVAMSQGLTAPLPDRVTSSLKEQNVEAAAWIEVADNGLESTVRAFADLSKGVTAIVGVGGGKALDVAKYIAFLGRLPYFAVPTSLSNDGFCSPQSSLTVRGARRSLPAALPFGVIVDTAVCLNAPRVLTLSGVGDLVAKFTAIRDWKLAFHAKGEPIDDFATLMSDGTIYSFMSHPAIDLEGIRLLATALLLNGIAMEICGSSRPASGSEHLISHALDATSARPRLHGLQVGVATYLMSVLQGENTERITALFDSTGFWDVIAADPFSRDEWMTAVRKAPSIKEGYYTVLSSRDAVPEVEHLLTSDPRLVRCFQ
- a CDS encoding HAD-IB family phosphatase encodes the protein MTLPRDTDAASVFVSDFDGTMTRHDFYKLAVESLMPPGTPNYWAEYRAGTITHFEALRRYFASIRMSEAEVLAVVDGMELDPQLPAAVEDLGRAGWSVVVASAGCAWYIHRLLAAAGVSIEVNANPGRFETGAGLLMQMPTDSPYLSQTLGVDKAGVVRRHLGAGRTVAFAGDGFADADAARLVADELRFARADLAQVMTQEGRPFHPFETWSDIARVLLRRGN
- a CDS encoding bile acid:sodium symporter family protein, with translation MAEFLEGVLKVAVLVFVVTCMAAAGLGLSAQALVAPFRRPRLVLAAVVANFVVAPALAYGLTELVKLDRPHAIGLLLLAGAAGAPFLPKLAELAKGDLAFSIGLVLLLTAGSAVFMPFVLPRLMPELSAEPWPLLQPLLFTMLLPLAAGMVVKNQFEHRSARLRLVLTRVSNISMVLTVVLLVGLNSRAILGTFGSGAVAVAMVFVALATAAGFALGGPTADTRSVLALGTGQRNVAAALLVATQNFPDEPGVVVMLLVSTLAGLVVLLPAGRWFARRASEVIEPRSVPIPVSLEERQP
- a CDS encoding DUF2254 domain-containing protein, with product MTWEFGYRLRHTARTSLVLWAVLALALALVCAPAVRWLDAETDWSVFRYTPDGARAVLGSFVSSTLTFIVFVLSATLIVVQLASGQLTPRIIALVLTTPGVKVALSALTFTYAYTLAALGRVEDRVPHLHVSIAVFLNLVCIIVFFRFVQQLSNGLRPASVLQLVADRTERVIERVYPVRYDPEQPEVPPNEALPSSARVVEFSGRAGVLVAFGAASLLRLAREAGAAIELIPQVGDSVARGDPLFRISGATREIPYAALRGCVAVGTERTLEQDPRFGFRILVDIGNKALSPAINDPTTAVLVLDQLDNLLLHLGQHRLDEGQVRDRDGKLRVVYGTPDWPDFVALAVTEIRHYGQGSLQVTRRLRAMLEHLIAALPEERRPPLRAELALLGSSVGRSFQDEEDRKRAAVADYQGIGGSDS
- a CDS encoding glycogen/starch/alpha-glucan phosphorylase, coding for MPAIEPDQLARYECNGFKFPDRDYYDRHVVFDHVVSLGAATQRERFEAVSRTLRDLLTQRWIKTAETHDRANPKQVYYLSMEFLIGRSLMNNIINLGVEQFVRDDLRSDPRQDWKEVLEQEPDAGLGNGGLGRLAACFIDSLATLQIPAIGYGLRYDYGIFRQELSNGYQVEQPDPWLTRPDPWEVSRPGENVTVPLASTFEVHGGQITVQRGKSMSLLGVPFDRPVVGYGGQTVNTLRLWQAATPDVFDFGEFSGGDFFGAVSNRVLAESITRVLYPDDSTPRGQSLRFLQEYFLVRCSLADIIARFRKRGNDWSALPDKVAVQLNDTHPAMAVPELMRILLDIAHLGWNEAWDLTTRTLAYTNHTLLPEALEKWPVGLFESLLPRHLEIIYEINRRFLDDVRAKHPGDEEKLARVSLIEEAPARRVRMANLAIVGTHSTNGVAAIHTDLLRRKTVADLADLFPDRFNNKTNGVTPRRWLQLANPDLAKLLTDATGGGWVTDLPRLRGVDALATDAGFQKKFLAAKRSAKVRFVDWIKATAGIELDPDTLFDVQIKRIHEYKRQLLNAVQCVVWYNRLRANPGLDVPPRTVLVAGKAAPAYHLAKVIIKLFTSIARVVNTDPATRGKLRVEFLPNYSCTLAEHLIPAADVSEQISTAGYEASGTSNMKFMMNGALTVGTRDGANIEIAEEAGEENCFMFGLTAEQVLAGRGWYAPYWHYENEPETGAALDLIFNNHFNPDEPGIFEPVRETLLTKGDYYMHLADLGAYVRTQEAVAALYRDKSAWAKKAIHNVARSGKFSSDRTIAQYADEIWGAKPCPVE